The proteins below come from a single Chlamydiota bacterium genomic window:
- the aroA gene encoding 3-phosphoshikimate 1-carboxyvinyltransferase, translated as MQIEIKPLSTIDAVIEIPGSKSYTNRALLVASLANGISYLEGSLLSEDTNLMIKALQQVGIPITAQGNHLTVMGRSGRMGLMKDPIFCGNSGTTLRFLASFLALGHGSYTLDGNPRMRQRPVGDLIQSMKKLGIKVRGSLEENYPPLVIEANGIEGGKTTLKGENSSQYLSSLLMSAPYAKHPVEIKIEGDLVSKPYVDMTLDVMKAFGVEVIHDNYKRFRIHTPQKYKPTYYTIESDASNASYFFAAAAITHGKVRINHLSSKTLQGDIRFLDLLQQMGCTIRKGTDWVEVIGHPLHAIEADLKDIPDMVQTLAIVALFAKGHTRIKNIAHLKIKETDRIKDLATELKKTGADVEFGNDNIAISAEHLQPGVIETYNDHRMAMSFAVAGLKISGVKIENAECVKKSFPSFWDQFKTLYPPG; from the coding sequence ATGCAAATAGAAATCAAGCCCCTTTCAACAATCGATGCAGTGATCGAAATCCCAGGCTCAAAAAGCTACACGAATAGGGCACTTCTCGTCGCAAGCCTGGCTAATGGAATCAGTTACCTGGAAGGATCCCTTCTTTCTGAAGACACGAATCTTATGATCAAGGCCCTTCAGCAAGTTGGAATTCCAATAACAGCGCAAGGTAATCATCTAACCGTGATGGGCAGGTCCGGTCGTATGGGATTAATGAAAGATCCTATATTTTGTGGAAATTCAGGAACAACTTTAAGATTTTTGGCAAGTTTTCTTGCCTTGGGTCACGGCTCCTATACCTTGGATGGAAATCCCCGAATGCGCCAACGCCCTGTCGGAGATCTTATTCAATCCATGAAAAAACTGGGCATCAAAGTGAGAGGGTCGTTAGAAGAAAACTACCCTCCCCTCGTCATTGAAGCAAATGGAATAGAGGGGGGTAAAACCACCTTAAAAGGAGAAAACTCAAGCCAGTATCTTTCAAGCCTCTTGATGAGCGCTCCTTATGCAAAGCATCCTGTCGAAATTAAAATAGAAGGAGATCTCGTCTCAAAACCCTATGTCGATATGACTCTCGATGTAATGAAGGCCTTTGGAGTAGAAGTTATTCATGACAACTATAAAAGATTTCGTATCCATACGCCCCAAAAATACAAACCCACCTATTATACAATCGAATCGGATGCTTCAAATGCCTCTTACTTTTTTGCAGCAGCCGCGATTACCCATGGAAAAGTCCGAATTAACCACCTTTCTTCAAAAACTCTGCAGGGGGATATTCGCTTTTTAGATCTGCTTCAACAAATGGGTTGTACAATTCGAAAAGGAACAGATTGGGTAGAAGTGATTGGCCACCCTCTCCATGCGATCGAAGCAGACCTTAAAGACATCCCTGACATGGTACAAACCCTTGCTATTGTGGCTCTCTTTGCAAAAGGGCATACACGAATTAAAAATATCGCCCATTTAAAAATCAAAGAAACGGATCGAATCAAGGATCTTGCAACTGAGCTCAAGAAAACAGGGGCTGATGTTGAGTTTGGAAACGATAATATCGCTATTTCTGCTGAACACCTTCAACCCGGGGTCATTGAAACTTATAATGACCATCGAATGGCCATGAGTTTTGCAGTTGCAGGGCTTAAAATAAGTGGGGTTAAAATTGAAAACGCCGAATGCGTGAAGAAGTCATTTCCCTCTTTTTGGGATCAATTCAAAACCCTATATCCGCCGGGCTGA
- a CDS encoding carbon-nitrogen hydrolase has product MKFRVTLAQVCPRLGDLDQNIELFLEKIKKAIREKAQLIVFPELGLTGYFLRDMVSEVALKSSSKALKTFIALSKKISICFGFVEETDTFEFFNSALYLEKGKVLHVHRKVYLPTYGMFDEQRYFSRGKYIRSFETQFGRAGILICEDLWHPTSLQIAVQDGAKFILALSSSPGRGVGAQDKLYSTQMWEEMNRFYASLYGIYLIYVNRGGVEEGINFWGGSEVVSPKGEILVKAPYFDEALSIVELDSGEIRRSRIMSPILRDENIDLVLYELSRIRDQYAQNQSKPGRGNARKIPQGRNSKNRV; this is encoded by the coding sequence ATGAAATTTCGGGTTACCTTGGCGCAAGTTTGTCCTCGACTTGGGGATTTGGATCAGAATATAGAACTTTTCTTAGAGAAAATTAAAAAGGCGATTCGAGAGAAGGCCCAACTGATTGTCTTTCCGGAATTGGGTCTCACAGGATACTTTTTAAGGGATATGGTTTCAGAAGTGGCGCTTAAATCTTCCTCAAAGGCATTAAAAACATTCATCGCACTTTCAAAAAAAATTTCTATTTGTTTTGGATTTGTGGAAGAAACGGATACGTTCGAGTTTTTTAATTCCGCCCTTTATCTTGAAAAAGGGAAAGTTTTGCATGTTCATCGCAAGGTCTATTTACCCACCTATGGGATGTTTGACGAGCAGCGTTATTTCTCTAGGGGGAAATATATTCGTTCCTTTGAAACACAATTTGGACGAGCGGGGATTTTGATTTGCGAAGATTTGTGGCATCCGACCTCTCTTCAGATTGCTGTTCAGGATGGCGCAAAATTTATTTTGGCTCTTTCATCAAGCCCGGGTCGTGGGGTCGGGGCCCAGGATAAACTCTACAGCACCCAGATGTGGGAAGAAATGAATCGATTTTATGCGAGCCTTTACGGCATTTATTTAATTTATGTCAATCGAGGCGGGGTTGAGGAGGGAATTAATTTTTGGGGGGGATCAGAGGTTGTGAGTCCCAAGGGAGAGATTTTGGTCAAGGCCCCTTATTTTGACGAAGCCCTTTCAATCGTTGAATTAGATTCGGGTGAAATTCGTCGCAGTCGTATCATGAGCCCGATTCTCAGGGATGAGAATATCGATTTAGTTTTATATGAACTTTCAAGAATTCGGGATCAATATGCTCAAAATCAATCCAAACCTGGTCGAGGAAATGCTCGAAAAATTCCTCAAGGAAGAAATTCAAAAAACCGGGTTTAA
- a CDS encoding NAD+ synthase produces MNMLKINPNLVEEMLEKFLKEEIQKTGFKRAILGLSGGVDSAVVAFLLARALGPRHVWGLAMPYASSDPKSSGDAQEVSERLGIHFEKIEITPMIDPYFNLFPDISKVRRGNKMSRERMSILYDYSYQLKALVIGTSNKTELLLGYGTQYGDMASAINPLGDLYKTQVWQLAEHLKVPEHIVKKPPSADLWAGQTDEKELGFTYREVDELLYHMVDERYSPEELAQAKFDPSFVEKVFSRMRDSQYKRRLPLIAKISQRTIDRDFRYARDWGR; encoded by the coding sequence ATCAATATGCTCAAAATCAATCCAAACCTGGTCGAGGAAATGCTCGAAAAATTCCTCAAGGAAGAAATTCAAAAAACCGGGTTTAAGCGGGCCATTTTAGGCCTTTCGGGTGGAGTCGATTCTGCCGTGGTTGCGTTTCTTTTGGCTCGTGCCCTGGGCCCTCGTCATGTGTGGGGTTTGGCCATGCCCTATGCCAGTTCGGATCCAAAAAGTTCAGGAGACGCCCAAGAAGTTTCTGAGAGGCTTGGAATTCATTTTGAGAAAATTGAAATTACCCCCATGATCGATCCCTATTTTAATTTGTTTCCTGACATTTCCAAGGTACGTAGGGGAAATAAAATGTCGAGGGAACGTATGTCGATTCTTTATGATTATTCTTATCAGCTTAAGGCTCTGGTGATCGGGACGAGCAATAAGACGGAGCTTTTGCTAGGCTATGGGACCCAGTATGGGGATATGGCCTCAGCCATTAATCCTTTGGGAGACCTTTATAAAACTCAAGTATGGCAGTTGGCCGAGCATTTAAAAGTACCCGAGCATATTGTGAAAAAACCTCCTAGTGCTGATCTTTGGGCCGGTCAAACGGATGAGAAAGAATTGGGTTTTACTTATCGTGAGGTCGATGAGCTTCTTTATCACATGGTAGATGAACGATATTCTCCTGAAGAACTGGCTCAAGCCAAATTTGATCCGTCCTTTGTGGAAAAAGTTTTTTCCCGAATGAGAGATTCTCAATATAAGCGTCGTCTTCCTCTCATTGCAAAGATATCTCAACGGACCATTGATCGCGATTTTCGATATGCCCGTGATTGGGGGAGGTGA
- the mgtA gene encoding magnesium-translocating P-type ATPase has translation MTKTNKTQTQTLSFFASSPIEALLEHFNTSMGGLMEPEAWERLKTYGYNEPAKKKKRTLLWQILSKFFNPLVIVLVIVGLFSYFFGEKISAFLVFLMVLMSIFLSFIQEYRSGKEAEKLSEMVRATATILRNGRKKEVKMREIVPGDVVDLYAGDMLPADLRLISCKDLFINQASLTGESFPIEKFSYPSSSQSNSVADLTNIAFMGSSVVSGTALGLVIKTGAFTQFGELSQKLAAVNPLSSFEKGIHEFVWLMIRFMLVLVVVIFGINALLKGSLTEALLFSLAVSVGLTPEMLPMIVAVNLSKGAIFMSRKKVIVKRLSAIQNLGAMDILCTDKTGTLTLDKVVLERYCDVVRKANEEVLKLAYMNSYYQTGLKNLLDKAILKHQKLAVKEFAKFDEIPFDFSRRIMSVVVEMEAHHRIISKGAPEEIFKRCTRFELDGDIFDMEHLLLADLREECNMLNMEGFRVLAIAYKDVIEKKETYTKEDESGMVLKGYVAFLDPPKPSVKKMVDRLQRLGIKFMVLTGDNELVTKKICGDVGLDVSSITTGEKIGKLNDVELQESVKKTAVFARLDPLQKERVIRALHYNGHIVGYLGDGINDAPSLKAADVGISVDNAVDIAKESADMILLEKSLLVLVNGVLEGRKTFGNIMKYIKMGASSNLGNMISMTGASLVLPFLPMAPIQILLNNFLYDISQVAIATDAVDEEYLEKPKPWDIRAIRKFMLTLGPVSSIFDFLTFGVMMVLFKFSENAFHTGWFLESLCTQTLVIHVIRTAKTPFLHSRSSRFLLVMSVMIVTLGFGIVLSPVARYLGFVPLPLSYFAALLGMIVTYLWVTQAVKNGYVKKWGY, from the coding sequence ATGACAAAAACGAATAAGACTCAAACGCAGACTTTAAGTTTTTTTGCTTCATCTCCTATTGAAGCCTTGTTAGAGCATTTCAATACTTCGATGGGAGGGTTGATGGAGCCTGAGGCTTGGGAGAGGCTGAAAACTTATGGATACAATGAGCCTGCAAAAAAGAAAAAGAGAACGCTTCTATGGCAAATTCTTTCCAAATTTTTTAATCCTTTGGTGATTGTCCTCGTGATTGTAGGTCTTTTCTCCTATTTTTTTGGGGAAAAGATCAGCGCCTTTCTTGTTTTTTTGATGGTTCTCATGAGTATTTTTCTTTCGTTTATCCAGGAGTATCGCTCGGGTAAAGAAGCAGAAAAGTTGAGTGAAATGGTTAGAGCTACAGCAACGATTTTAAGAAATGGGCGTAAAAAAGAAGTTAAAATGAGGGAAATTGTTCCGGGAGATGTGGTTGATCTTTATGCTGGAGATATGCTCCCGGCTGATTTAAGGCTGATCTCTTGTAAGGATTTGTTCATTAATCAGGCTTCATTGACCGGTGAATCTTTTCCCATCGAAAAATTTTCCTATCCCTCTTCCTCTCAATCAAATTCTGTTGCAGATTTAACCAACATTGCCTTTATGGGTTCCAGTGTGGTGAGTGGGACTGCTTTGGGCTTAGTGATTAAGACGGGGGCTTTCACCCAATTTGGCGAGCTTTCGCAAAAGTTGGCTGCGGTCAATCCTCTCAGCAGTTTTGAAAAGGGAATTCATGAATTTGTATGGCTCATGATTCGCTTCATGCTGGTTTTGGTCGTAGTCATTTTCGGCATTAATGCCCTTTTGAAAGGGAGTTTGACCGAGGCCCTGCTTTTTTCTCTGGCGGTTTCTGTAGGCCTGACGCCAGAAATGCTCCCCATGATTGTGGCGGTTAATCTTTCTAAGGGAGCTATTTTTATGTCGCGCAAAAAGGTGATTGTTAAAAGACTTTCCGCGATTCAAAATTTGGGGGCCATGGATATTCTTTGTACAGATAAAACAGGAACCCTCACCCTGGATAAGGTCGTTTTAGAAAGGTATTGTGATGTGGTTCGCAAGGCCAATGAAGAGGTTCTTAAGCTTGCTTACATGAATAGTTATTATCAGACAGGGCTTAAAAATCTTTTGGATAAGGCTATTTTAAAGCATCAGAAATTGGCCGTAAAAGAATTTGCAAAGTTTGACGAGATCCCATTCGATTTTTCACGGAGAATTATGTCTGTGGTTGTTGAAATGGAGGCCCATCACCGAATTATTTCAAAAGGGGCTCCGGAAGAAATTTTTAAAAGATGTACCCGTTTTGAATTGGATGGAGATATTTTTGATATGGAACATCTTCTCTTAGCTGACTTAAGAGAAGAGTGCAACATGTTAAATATGGAAGGGTTTCGGGTTTTAGCTATTGCTTATAAAGATGTGATCGAGAAAAAAGAAACTTATACCAAAGAGGATGAAAGTGGCATGGTTTTAAAAGGCTATGTTGCTTTCTTAGATCCGCCTAAGCCCAGTGTTAAAAAAATGGTGGATCGCTTGCAAAGGCTTGGCATCAAGTTTATGGTGTTGACAGGGGATAATGAGCTTGTCACAAAAAAAATATGCGGGGATGTCGGATTAGACGTCAGTTCAATTACAACGGGTGAAAAAATTGGAAAATTAAATGATGTTGAATTGCAAGAATCCGTTAAAAAAACCGCTGTTTTTGCGAGACTCGATCCTTTACAAAAAGAACGGGTGATTCGGGCGCTTCATTACAATGGCCACATTGTGGGCTATTTAGGAGACGGCATCAATGATGCTCCGTCTTTGAAGGCTGCGGATGTAGGGATTTCAGTCGATAATGCAGTGGATATTGCAAAAGAATCGGCGGATATGATTCTTCTAGAGAAAAGTTTGCTCGTACTCGTGAATGGGGTTTTGGAAGGGCGTAAAACCTTTGGCAATATTATGAAATATATTAAAATGGGGGCCAGTTCTAATTTAGGAAATATGATCAGTATGACGGGGGCGAGCCTCGTTTTACCGTTTCTTCCCATGGCTCCGATTCAAATTCTTCTCAATAATTTTCTTTATGATATTTCTCAAGTGGCGATTGCGACCGATGCTGTAGATGAGGAATATTTAGAAAAGCCCAAGCCATGGGATATTCGTGCGATTCGAAAGTTTATGCTGACGCTGGGACCCGTGAGTTCTATTTTTGATTTTTTAACCTTTGGCGTCATGATGGTCTTATTTAAATTTTCGGAAAATGCATTTCATACGGGTTGGTTCCTTGAATCTCTTTGTACTCAGACCTTGGTCATTCACGTTATTCGTACGGCAAAAACTCCTTTTCTCCACAGTCGGTCGAGCCGGTTTCTTCTTGTGATGTCTGTCATGATTGTGACTCTTGGTTTTGGAATTGTGCTCTCACCCGTGGCCCGTTATCTTGGGTTTGTTCCTCTACCTCTTTCTTATTTTGCGGCCCTTCTAGGAATGATTGTCACCTATTTATGGGTAACTCAAGCTGTTAAAAATGGGTATGTGAAGAAGTGGGGATACTAA
- the galE gene encoding UDP-glucose 4-epimerase GalE: protein MKILLTGGAGYIGSVTAKLLIDHGHELTIIDDLSEGHLEALDPRAAFVQGDLGNADVLHKAFSKDPFDAVMHFAGSCLVPESVEHPSLYYHNNVVNGLLLLETMRENGVPKIIFSSSCAVYGEPEKTPITEMTPQKPTHPYGETKFAFEKALKWYAKAYEITAILLRYFNAAGATDHLGEDHATETHLIPNVLKAALNELPYVNIYGTDYPTPDGTCIRDYVHVLDIAQAHILALELEESESFNLGNGSGYSVRQVIQTAEKVCEMKIPVKECNRRIGDPPILVASSQKIQQVLGWIPKHPSLEEIMRSAWRWTQKHPKGYASTNDKNPKIKHQKSKLQCKT, encoded by the coding sequence ATGAAAATATTACTTACAGGTGGAGCAGGTTATATTGGGAGCGTAACAGCAAAGTTACTGATTGACCATGGACACGAACTAACCATCATTGATGATCTCAGCGAAGGGCATCTAGAGGCCTTAGACCCACGAGCCGCTTTTGTTCAAGGAGATTTGGGAAATGCAGATGTTCTTCACAAGGCTTTCTCTAAAGACCCTTTCGATGCTGTGATGCATTTTGCGGGTTCCTGCCTTGTTCCTGAGTCCGTTGAACATCCCTCACTCTATTACCATAACAATGTGGTGAATGGCCTGCTCCTTTTAGAAACCATGAGAGAAAATGGAGTCCCTAAAATTATTTTTTCCTCTTCCTGTGCGGTTTATGGAGAACCTGAAAAAACACCCATCACCGAAATGACACCTCAAAAACCAACCCATCCTTATGGAGAGACAAAGTTCGCTTTTGAAAAAGCATTAAAATGGTATGCTAAAGCCTATGAAATAACAGCCATTCTTCTTCGCTACTTTAATGCAGCAGGGGCAACCGATCACCTGGGAGAAGATCACGCCACAGAAACACATCTAATCCCTAATGTCCTTAAAGCAGCCTTGAATGAACTTCCTTATGTCAATATTTATGGAACAGATTATCCAACACCCGATGGAACCTGCATTAGGGATTATGTTCATGTTTTAGATATTGCCCAAGCCCATATACTCGCCCTTGAACTAGAAGAATCCGAAAGCTTCAACTTAGGGAATGGAAGCGGATATTCTGTCCGACAAGTGATTCAAACAGCTGAAAAAGTGTGTGAAATGAAAATTCCAGTCAAAGAATGTAATCGCCGAATAGGAGATCCTCCCATTCTTGTCGCCAGCTCCCAAAAAATTCAACAGGTTCTAGGATGGATTCCGAAGCATCCCTCCTTAGAAGAAATTATGCGAAGCGCCTGGCGATGGACCCAAAAACATCCCAAGGGCTATGCGTCAACCAACGATAAAAATCCAAAAATCAAACATCAAAAATCAAAATTACAATGTAAAACTTAA